CGAGAAGATGTCCAAGTCCAAGAACAACTACATCGGCATCAGCGAGGACGCCAACACCATGTTCGCCAAGTGCCTGAGCATTTCCGATGTGCTGATGTGGCGCTGGTTCACCCTGCTGTCGTTCAGGAGCGAGGCCGAGATCGCCGCGCTCCGGGCCGAGGTGGAGGGTGGGCGCAACCCCAAGGATGCCAAGGTGATGCTGGCCAAGGAGATCACCGCGCGCTTTCACAGCGCGGCCGCGGCCGATGCCGCCGAGCAGGACTTCATCAACCGCAGCAAGGGCGGCGTGCCCGACGAAATCCCTGAGGTCTCGCTCAGCGGTGCGCCGCTGGGCATTACCGCGCTGCTCAAGGCCGCGGGCCTGGCGCCGTCCGGCAGCGAGGCCAGCCGCCTGATCGACGGCGGCGGCGTGCGGGTGGACTCCAGCGTGGTCAGCGACAAGGGCCTGAAGCTGGCCGCCGGCACCTATGTGGTGCAGGTGGGCAAGCGCAAGTTCGCCCGGGTCACGCTCGCCTGAGCGCTCCGCACGGCTCGCGGCCGTGCGTCGGCTACCTGGCGCCGGCCCGCTCCAGCAGCTCGGCCATCTCCGTGTAGCCGCGCGCTTGCGCCAGCTGCAAGGGCGTGCGGCCCTGCCGGTCGGCCAGCCGCAGGCTGGCACCCGCATCGACCAGCGCGCGCAGCGTGGCCCGATGGCGCGGCCCGCCGTCACCCAGCACGATGGACTCGATCACGGCGGTCCAGTGCAGGTTGTTCACGTGGTCCAGCGGCGCCCCGGCGGCGATCAGCTGCCGCACCACGCCGTCGTGGCCCAGGTGGGCCGCGGCGATCAGCGCGGTGCCGTCGTAGCGGCTGGTGGTCTGCGCGGCGCTGGCGCCGAGCGAGAGCAGCAGGCGCAGGGTGTCCTCGTCGTCGGCGACGGAGGCGATCGTCACCGCGTCGTAGCGGTCGTTGTCCAGCAGGTTGAGGTTGGCCCCGGCCTGGGCCAGCGCGCGGATGGCGTCGCGCTGGCGTGCGAACGCCGCCACGTGCAGCGGCGTGCGGCCGTTGCTGTCGCGGGCATTGAGGTCCGCCCTGGCGGCGGCGAGCTTCGCGATCCGGGGGACATCGCCCTGCCGGGCGGCGGCGTGCAGCCCCTGGTAGTTCGCGGCCTCGGCCGCGCTCGGGGCCACCTGGGCCACGGCGGGCCAGGCCGCCAGGGCGCCGAGCGCGCAGGCCGCGGCCATCACCAGGTGGTGCCGGCGTGAGGGCTGACAGGGTGAGTACATGGCCAGTCTCCGGGGCTTACTTCAGCAGGTCCTTGACCTTGTCGAGCGCGGCGTTCGCGCACTGCTCGTCCAGGTTGCCGCCGGGAGCGCCGCCGACGCCGATCGCGCCGATGACTTCATTGCCGACCTTCACCGGCACGCCGCCGCCGAGCAGCAGGTAGCCGGGGATGTTGACCAGGTTGGCGGCCGCGGGATTCTTCTGGGCGCCTTCCATCATGGCCAGCGTGGTGTTCTTGGCGGAGGCCGAGGTGTAGGCCTTCTGCTGGCTGGCGCCCAGCGTGTGCGGGCCGGCATTGTCGGCCCGCAGCACCGCGCGCACCGTGCCGGCGCGGTCGACCACGGTGGCGGTGACGGCGTAGCCGTTGGCGGCGCAAGCGGCCACCGCGCCGGCGGCGATCTGGCTGGCCAGTTCGAGCGACATGTTCTTTTCGGTGCGCACGGCCTGGGCGCCGGCAGTGACTGCGACGAGGGACAGGGCGAGGGCGGAGGCCTGGATGAGCTTGTGCATGGTGTTCTCCTGGAGCGGATGCGGTTCAATCAACCGTGGGAGAACTTTAGGCCGCCCGCCTTGCCGGCACCATGCGTGTGGTTACGCGCGGGGCTCCGTAGAACTACGGAAGCTTCAGGCGGACGGCGGCTCGTCCACCAGAGCCGCGTACTGCCGGATCAGCTGCGCCAGCGATTCGGCGCCAAGTTTGGCGAACAGGTTGGCGCGGTGGGTTTCCACGGTGCGTGGCGACACCTGCAGGGCGCGGCCGATTTCCTTGTTGGTGAGGCCGGCCACGATCAGGCCCAGCACCTCGCGCTCGCGGGCCGAGAGCTGGGCGTAGCGCTCGCGCGCTTGGCGGTCGGCCTGGTTCCGCTGCCGCGACTGCACATGCTGGCGCACGGCGCCTTGCAGCGCCTCCAGCAACTGCTCGTCATCGACTGGCTTCTCCAGAAATTCCACCGCACCGGCCTTGAAGGCGCGCCGGCACATCTCGACCGTGCCATGCCCGCTGAGCATGATGACCGGCTGGTCCACGCCTTGCGACACCAGCGTGTCGAGCACCGCGAGGCCGCTGATGCCGGGCATGCGCACGTCCAGCAGGATAGCGCCGACGCTCTGGCGGTCGAAGTCCTGCAAAAAAAGCTGCGGGTTGGCCCAGGCCTGCACGCGCAGGCCCACGGTGCCGATCAGCAGCGCCAGGCTGCTGCGCACGGCCTCGTCGTCGTCGATCAGGTGGACCACCGGGGACAGCGAGGCGCTCATGAGGCGCCCTCCGCCACGGCGGCGGCCAGGGGCAGGGACAGGCGGAAGACCGCGCCGCGAGGCGCGTTGTGGGCCGCCATCAGGCTGCCGCCCATGCCGGCGGCCAGGGTTTCGCACAGGCTCAGGCCGAGGCCCAGGCCGCCCTCGCGCGTGGTGAAGAAGGGCTCGAACAGGCGCGGCAGCACGTCCGGGGCGATGCCGGGGCCGCTGTCGCTGACGGTCAGCACACCCAGGCCGTCTTCGGCGCTGAGCGCCACGCCGAGGTGGCGCTCCAGGGCCGGCACCTGGTCGAGCGCCTGCAGGGCATTCATCAGCAGGTTGTGGATGATCTGCTCCAGCGCCACGGGCTCGGCCAGCACGGTCACGGGCGTGGCCGCCTGCTCCACCTCGGGCGCCACGTCGCGGCGCCGGCATTCGGGTTCGAGCAGATAGAGGGCGTTGCGCACCGCGTCGTGCAGGTTCACCGCCTGGACCTGGGTGGCGAGGTCGGGCCGCTCCACCGCGCGCCGCAGCCGGGCCACCACTTCCGAGGCGCGGCGCGCCTGCTCCACGGCCTGCGCCATCGCGCTGCGGGCGGTGTCCAGTTCGGGCGGATCGTCGCCCAGTAGGCGGCCGGCCGCCTGGGTGTTGGCCAGCACGGCGGTCAGGGGCTGGTTCAGCTCATGCGCCATGCCGGCTGCCAGTTCGCCCAGGGCATTGAGCCGCGCCACCTGGCCCAGGCGCAGCAGTTCCTCGGCCCGGCGGCGCTCCTGGCGCTGGCGCTGCAGTCCCTGCAGCGCGGCCAGCACGGCGGCCACCAGCGCGGCCCAGCCCAGCATCCAGCCCCAGGGCAGTTCGCCCCAGCCCACCTGGCGCACGGCCACCACATCGAAGGGCTGGCTGTCGGCCGCCAGGTGCTTGTGGAATTCATGGCGCCAGCCGCCGCCCTGGAGGCGGCCCGGCTGCAGCACGAAGGTCTGGCTGGCGTAGTCCAGCGTCACGCGCACCGGGCTGGTTTCGGGCGCCATCGGCCATTCGCTCCAGGGCACCGTGGCCCGCAGGTCCACCAGCAGCGCATAGCTCGCCGGCTCGGCCGCCAGCACCAGCTGGTAGCGGCCCTGGGCGAGATCGGTGCCGGCCAGCACCGGGCGGCGCAGCGCCCGCGACAGCGCCTCGGCCGTCTCCAGGCGCGCATCGAGCCAGGAGGTATCGCGGTCGCGCCGCTGCACGCTCAGGATCTGCGGGTAGACCGAGGGCAGGCGCTGCTCGGGCTGGGACGCGTCGCCGGCCGGCTGCAGCAGCGCCAGCGTGGCCAGCACCGCGTCGTGCTGCACCACGCGCTGGCTCAGCAGCCGGTGGGCGATGCGCGCGTCGGTCTCGAAGGCGTCCTGCAGCCGCGACAGTTCCAGGCGCGCCAGCAGCACGCCACCCAGGAGGGTGAGGGCGCACCATGCCAGGATCCACGGGGCGCGGCGTTGCAGGGCGGGCAGCATGCGCGCATTGTGCATGACGGGCCGCCTCGCCGGCACCCGCCGGCCCATCGTTCACAATCCCGGCATGACGTCCCCCGCGCTTTCACGCTTTCTGACGCCGCGGCGCCTGCTCTGGGCTTCGGTGGTGGTGGCGCTCGTCACCATCGTGATGAAGACGCTGGCCTGGTACATCACCGGCTCCGTGGGGCTGTTGTCGGATGCGATGGAGTCCTTCGTCAACCTTGCCAGCGCCGTGTTCGCGCTGCTGATGGTGACCATCGCGCAGCGCCCTCCCGACGAGGAGCACCCCTATGGCCACCACAAGGCCGAGTATTTCTCGTCGGGCTTCGAGGGCATCCTGATCATCGGCGCGGCCGGCGGCATCATCTGGGCGGCCGGCCACCGGCTGTTCGCCCCGCAGCCGCTGAGCTCGGTGGGCTGGGGGCTGGGCCTGTCGGTGGTCAGCTCGGCGCTCAACGGCCTGCTGGCCTGGGTGATGTTCCGCGCAGCCAGGGAGCACCGTTCGATCGCGCTGGAGGCCGATGCCCGGCACCTGGTCACCGACGTCTGGACTTCGGCCGGCGTGGTGGTCGGCATCGGCGCAGTGGTGCTCACGGGCTGGCTCTGGCTCGATGCGCTGGTGGCTATCGGCGTGGCGCTCAACATCCTGTGGGAGGGCGGCCACCTGATGTGGCGCTCCTCGCAGGGGCTGATGGACGAGGCGGTGGAGCCCGAGGTGCTGGACGCCATCCACCAGACGCTGGCCGGTTTCGAGCACCGCCGCGGCGAGATCGCCATCATCCGCTTCGACCACCTGTCCACGCGCCGCGCCGGCCAGCGCCGCTTCGTGGACCTGCACATGCACATGCCCGCGGGCTGGACGCTGGGCCGCGCGGCCGCGCTGCGCACCAGCGTGGAGCAGGCCCTGATGAGCGCGGTGCCGGGGTTGCGCGCCACCATCCAGTTGCTGCCGAGCGACGTGGAGGCGCATTTCGACGACGAGAAGGATCTTCTATGAGGCAATCCCCAGGCTTCGCGCTGCGCGTTCCACCAATCCTTTTCTACTGCGCGACGGGGCGCTCGCTGCATGCGCCGCAGGGGGAGCTGGCCTGATGCTGGCGCTGGTGCAGCGGGTGAGCGAGGCCCGCGTGGTGATCGACGGACAGGTGGCGGGCGAGAT
This Variovorax terrae DNA region includes the following protein-coding sequences:
- a CDS encoding ankyrin repeat domain-containing protein, which codes for MYSPCQPSRRHHLVMAAACALGALAAWPAVAQVAPSAAEAANYQGLHAAARQGDVPRIAKLAAARADLNARDSNGRTPLHVAAFARQRDAIRALAQAGANLNLLDNDRYDAVTIASVADDEDTLRLLLSLGASAAQTTSRYDGTALIAAAHLGHDGVVRQLIAAGAPLDHVNNLHWTAVIESIVLGDGGPRHRATLRALVDAGASLRLADRQGRTPLQLAQARGYTEMAELLERAGAR
- a CDS encoding GlcG/HbpS family heme-binding protein, producing MHKLIQASALALSLVAVTAGAQAVRTEKNMSLELASQIAAGAVAACAANGYAVTATVVDRAGTVRAVLRADNAGPHTLGASQQKAYTSASAKNTTLAMMEGAQKNPAAANLVNIPGYLLLGGGVPVKVGNEVIGAIGVGGAPGGNLDEQCANAALDKVKDLLK
- a CDS encoding response regulator transcription factor, with the protein product MSASLSPVVHLIDDDEAVRSSLALLIGTVGLRVQAWANPQLFLQDFDRQSVGAILLDVRMPGISGLAVLDTLVSQGVDQPVIMLSGHGTVEMCRRAFKAGAVEFLEKPVDDEQLLEALQGAVRQHVQSRQRNQADRQARERYAQLSAREREVLGLIVAGLTNKEIGRALQVSPRTVETHRANLFAKLGAESLAQLIRQYAALVDEPPSA
- a CDS encoding sensor histidine kinase: MLPALQRRAPWILAWCALTLLGGVLLARLELSRLQDAFETDARIAHRLLSQRVVQHDAVLATLALLQPAGDASQPEQRLPSVYPQILSVQRRDRDTSWLDARLETAEALSRALRRPVLAGTDLAQGRYQLVLAAEPASYALLVDLRATVPWSEWPMAPETSPVRVTLDYASQTFVLQPGRLQGGGWRHEFHKHLAADSQPFDVVAVRQVGWGELPWGWMLGWAALVAAVLAALQGLQRQRQERRRAEELLRLGQVARLNALGELAAGMAHELNQPLTAVLANTQAAGRLLGDDPPELDTARSAMAQAVEQARRASEVVARLRRAVERPDLATQVQAVNLHDAVRNALYLLEPECRRRDVAPEVEQAATPVTVLAEPVALEQIIHNLLMNALQALDQVPALERHLGVALSAEDGLGVLTVSDSGPGIAPDVLPRLFEPFFTTREGGLGLGLSLCETLAAGMGGSLMAAHNAPRGAVFRLSLPLAAAVAEGAS
- a CDS encoding cation diffusion facilitator family transporter, which codes for MTSPALSRFLTPRRLLWASVVVALVTIVMKTLAWYITGSVGLLSDAMESFVNLASAVFALLMVTIAQRPPDEEHPYGHHKAEYFSSGFEGILIIGAAGGIIWAAGHRLFAPQPLSSVGWGLGLSVVSSALNGLLAWVMFRAAREHRSIALEADARHLVTDVWTSAGVVVGIGAVVLTGWLWLDALVAIGVALNILWEGGHLMWRSSQGLMDEAVEPEVLDAIHQTLAGFEHRRGEIAIIRFDHLSTRRAGQRRFVDLHMHMPAGWTLGRAAALRTSVEQALMSAVPGLRATIQLLPSDVEAHFDDEKDLL